A window from Podospora bellae-mahoneyi strain CBS 112042 chromosome 1 map unlocalized CBS112042p_1, whole genome shotgun sequence encodes these proteins:
- a CDS encoding uncharacterized protein (EggNog:ENOG503NURE) → MSQATVSLQIVEHTLTAAKWFCLPNTTEKSAEEYFKQMTRAELFAYIAMFESCRLDIDVANLANVIALCSDDSIYVADILLSDPCTSPFNLGIRHLVGNVGQTGMVCLVSPTKPRIRQIGHDALMVSHHVFDGTCEDNYKGTSLHLSFTNWKVLLAPGLKGEIDQEIFLLEPAVSVQDQGRWVADIDVLGVERSQSRDVINTVSFSHRDCQFGHSLPLKYWNAVSIGSHEELLDQPPCTGVVQTRNNAVARLVAVSILAQQGKTAETAILEGDEFCWHCCRTRYSRLETRPQILIL, encoded by the coding sequence ATGTCACAAGCTACCGTGTCGCTACAAATCGTCGAGCACACGCTGACAGCCGCGAAATGGTTCTGTCTGCCCAATACTACTGAAAAATCTGCAGAGGAATATTTCAAACAGATGACACGCGCGGAGTTGTTCGCCTATATAGCAATGTTTGAGTCCTGCCGCTTAGATATAGACGTTGCGAACCTCGCGAATGTCATTGCGTTATGCTCGGACGACTCCATATATGTCGCCGACATATTGCTCTCCGACCCTTGTACCAGCCCATTCAACTTGGGCATTCGGCATCTGGTTGGCAATGTTGGCCAGACGGGGATGGTATGTCTCGTGTCGCCAACCAAACCTCGTATACGACAAATCGGGCACGATGCTCTGATGGTATCTCATCATGTTTTCGACGGAACCTGTGAGGACAACTACAAAGGAACCTCGCTGCATCTTTCGTTCACCAACTGGAAAGTGCTCTTGGCTCCGGGCCTCAAGGGAGAAATAGACCAAGAGATATTTCTGCTTGAGCCAGCAGTTTCGGTGCAGGACCAAGGCAGATGGGTCGCGGACATTGATGTCCTTGGTGTTGAAAGGAGCCAAAGCAGGGATGTGATCAACACCGTATCATTCTCCCATCGGGATTGCCAGTTCGGGCATTCATTGCCATTGAAATATTGGAATGCTGTTTCCATTGGTTCGCATgaagagctcctcgaccAGCCCCCTTGCACAGGTGTTGTACAAACACGCAACAATGCCGTTGCAAGACTGGTGGCTGTTTCTATCCTTGCCCAGCAAGGCAAGACGGCAGAGACTGCGATTCTGGAAGGAGATGAATTTTGTTGGCATTGCTGTCGGACAAGATATTCGAGGTTGGAAACACGCCCTCAGATTCTCATTCTCTGA
- the FAP1 gene encoding FKBP12-associated protein (EggNog:ENOG503NUMP; COG:K; BUSCO:EOG09261727), which produces MAEVVPQPQGSSSRGGGSGGRVRRGRGWRGRHRGGRGGSNANASGSGNGTVEGSQATTATTQPLPPPTAVPTPVPQQPAGVASQPIVSDASSSHQEGQLGRGRGDRGRGGRGRGRGRGGAAQRSIVTSHRGGRGPPVSAPRQTDSSSSQSQSQIRHGFNLGAVEFVPGQPVSVTTNTRGPGEIIPPRYAPAPKPVMEKSTAEDLPTRIHEDIDNGQYECVICTSEVVRSSRVWSCLICWTVTHLHCVKKWHKNQMKQKEENQSPNQPDGWRCPGCNSNLLEDPASYHCWCGKEFDIKAIPGLPPHTCGQTCSKPRATCPHPCSLMCHAGPCPPCTLMGPAQTCFCGKNTVTKRCSETDYTNGWSCQEVCGDFLPCGEHTCSQPCHPGLCGACDVPMPSTCYCGKERKEIPCNQRDDILESFNYGQLDDEEEWFEGSFQCSKVCGRKFDCGHHTCQKPCHPQDEETSHCPLSPDMVLSCPCGKTPLASLPAEPRTSCQDPVPRCDKPCDKILACGHHCPDKCHTGACAPCFQSMDVSCRCGRVTSRSACHLGCVEPPQCFRVCKAQLNCGRHECGERCCSGEKKAAERRKQKRAVNENYEPEHICLQVCGRLLKCGKHTCQQLCHRGSCNACPEAIFDEISCSCGRTVLHPPQPCGTRPPECRFDCRRARPCGHPAVSHQCHPDDVACPKCAFLVERPCICGKKILKNQPCWFEDARCGLPCGKKLKCGAHECRKSCHKPGECEDAEVVGSHCTQLCGRARKSCDHTCVDECHAPFPCNEDKPCQSMTFTTCPCQRQKKQIRCGATRFNSEPDKHITLKCDDDCLRLERNQRLADALNIDPNHTDDHVPYADKTLKMFRENIAWAQSQERELRMFAADPELKRMRFKPMANHQRAFLHSLAEDYGLDSESQDPEPHRHVCLFKTPRFVSAPKKTLAQSLRLAKTAAATAAAAAAKPATPANSQPSPQAFNALLLTTPRFGLTVEEVDRALASDIAAAARSGPALSFTTSFLPSEDIVIKAIPNFTTAAIATSMAPTPQAVQSVLNDLKSAVARTISKAGLANGVVLCHADSSLNIVRREGDQAAGADGWSAVASKGTWRRAPSGKVAPPVASSSRAGGGFFALRKLELRKKKVEEEKAEVEEDWEAAAEKLEGASSDKENEVVKTSSEDELQGRHDSEQEQSSLVATDA; this is translated from the exons ATGGCCGAAGTAGTTCCACAACCCCAGGGAAGCTCGagccgtggaggaggatcaggAGGTAGAGTTCGGCGAGGGCGtggctggagaggaaggcatAGAGGTGGTCGTGGAGGGTCCAATGCCAACGCTTCCGGAAGTGGAAATGGAACTGTGGAAGGGAGCCAGGCGACTACGGCAACAACTCAaccattaccaccaccaactgcAGTACCTACACCAGTACCGCAGCAACCAGCAGGGGTAGCATCTCAACCAATCGTTTCAGATGCCTCAAGTTCGCATCAAGAGGGCCAACTAGgcagagggcgaggagatAGGGGCAGGGGAGGTCGGGGCAGAGGCCGTGGTCGCGGAGGCGCGGCTCAAAGATCAATAGTAACCTCCCATCGTGGAGGTCGAGGACCGCCAGTTTCAGCACCTCGACAAACCgactcttcatcatctcagTCACAGTCACAGATACGACATGGGTTCAACCTTGGCGCTGTCGAGTTTGTCCCTGGTCAACCAGTCTCCGTCACTACCAACACACGGGGTCCTGGAGAAATCATACCACCCAGATATGCCCCTGCTCCTAAACCGGTCATGGAAAAATCAACAGCAGAGGACCTTCCCACACGTATTCACGAGGACATCGACAATGGGCAGTACGAATGCGTCATCTGCACCAGCGAGGTTGTACGATCTTCCCGAGTTTGGTCTTGCTTGATCTGCTGGACGGTTACCCACCTTCACTGTGTCAAGAAGTGGCACAAAAACCAAATGAAACAGAAGGAGGAAAACCAAAGCCCTAACCAACCCGACGGTTGGCGCTGTCCAGGGTGCAACTCCAATCTGTTGGAAGACCCAGCATCATATCACTGTTGGTGTGGGAAAGAGTTTGACATAAAAGCAATTCCTGGCTTGCCTCCTCACACATGCGGACAGACCTGCTCCAAGCCTAGAGCTACATGTCCACATCCTTGCTCCCTGATGTGTCATGCCGGACCATGTCCGCCATGTACACTCATGGGTCCAGCACAGACCTGCTTCTGCGGCAAGAACACTGTTACCAAACGGTGTAGTGAGACTGACTACACGAATGGATGGAGCTGCCAAGAGGTGTGCGGTGATTTCCTTCCATGTGGGGAACATACCTGCTCCCAGCCTTGCCATCCAGGCTTATGTGGCGCTTGCGACGTTCCCATGCCATCAACGTGCTATTGCGGCAAGGAGCGGAAAGAGATACCTTGCAACCAGAGAGACGACATTTTAGAATCGTTCAACTATGGCCAGCtcgatgacgaagaagagtgGTTTGAGGGATCATTCCAATGCTCAAAAGTCTGCGGCAGAAAGTTTGACTGTGGACATCACACTTGTCAAAAGCCCTGCCACCCGCAAGATGAAGAGACATCTCATTGCCCCCTTTCGCCCGACATGGTGTTGAGCTGCCCCTGTGGAAAGACACCGCTTGCTTCCTTACCCGCCGAACCCAGGACGTCGTGTCAAGACCCCGTCCCGCGATGCGACAAGCCATGCGATAAGATCCTGGCTTGCGGTCATCATTGCCCGGATAAGTGCCATACTGGTGCATGCGCCCCTTGCTTCCAGAGTATGGACGTCTCCTGCCGTTGCGGCAGGGTCACCAGCCGTTCAGCGTGCCATCTAGGCTGTGTTGAACCACCACAATGCTTCCGGGTGTGCAAAGCGCAGCTCAACTGTGGAAGACATGAGTGTGGAGAGCGCTGCTGCTcgggagagaagaaggcagcGGAGAGGCGGAAACAGAAGCGGGCTGTCAATGAGAATTACGAGCCCGAACATATCTGCCTACAGGTATGTGGCCGGCTGCTGAAATGTGGTAAGCACACATGCCAGCAGCTATGTCACAGGGGCTCTTGCAATGCTTGCCCGGAGGCTATCTTTGACGAGATCAGCTGCTCTTGCGGGCGAACTGTATTGCACCCTCCGCAACCATGCGGAACCAGACCGCCAGAGTGCCGATTTGACTGTCGCAGAGCGAGGCCATGCGGACATCCTGCAGTGTCCCATCAGTGTCATCCAGACGATGTGGCTTGCCCCAAGTGCGCCTTTCTGGTGGAAAGGCCTTGTATCTGCGGCAAGAAGATTCTCAAAAATCAGCCTTGTTGGTTTGAGGATGCTAGGTGCGGACTGCCTTGTGGGAAGAAGCTGAAATGCGGAGCCCACGAGTGCAGGAAGTCGTGCCATAAGCCCGGGGAATGTGAGGATGCTGAGGTAGTTGGTTCTCATTGCACGCAGTTATGCGGAAGGGCGAGAAAGTCTTGCGATCACACCTGCGTGGACGAGTGCCATGCCCCTTTTC CTTGCAACGAGGACAAGCCGTGTCAATCCATGACATTCACCACCTGCCCTTGCCAGCGGCAAAAGAAACAAATTCGGTGCGGTGCAACTCGCTTCAACTCGGAGCCAGATAAACACATCACTTTAAAGTGTGATGACGACTGTCTTCGACTGGAGCGGAATCAGCGGCTTGCCGACGCGCTTAATATCGACCCTAATCACACCGACGATCATGTGCCGTATGCCGACAAGACCTTGAAGATGTTCCGCGAGAATATTGCCTGGGCTCAGTCACAAGAACGGGAACTTCGCATGTTTGCTGCAGACCCAGAGTTGAAGCGTATGCGTTTCAAGCCTATGGCCAACCACCAGCGTGCCTTTTTGCACTCACTAGCTGAGGACTATGGTCTTGATTCCGAGTCTCAAGATCCTGAGCCTCACCGTCATGTTTGCCTTTTCAAGACACCACGGTTTGTGTCTGCTCCCAAAAAGACCCTGGCTCAGAGTCTTCGCCTAGCTAAGACCGCTGCCGccactgccgctgctgctgctgccaaacCAGCCACTCCCGCCAATAGCCAACCCTCACCGCAGGCATTCAATGCCCTCTTACTCACCACACCTCGGTTTGGACTTACAGTCGAGGAGGTCGATCGAGCCCTGGCCTCAGACATTGCAGCCGCGGCACGTTCTGGTCCGGCACTCAGCTTCACGACTAGCTTCCTCCCCTCGGAAGACATTGTGATCAAGGCCATCCCTAATTTCACGACCGCAGCTATTGCAACGTCCatggcaccaacaccacaggCAGTTCAGTCAGTTCTGAATGATCTCAAGTCTGCTGTGGCAAGAACTATCTCAAAGGCAGGGTTGGCAAACGGGGTGGTACTGTGCCACGCAGACAGTTCGCTCAATATTGTtagaagagaaggagatcaggctgctggtgctgatggaTGGAGTGCTGTTGCTAGCAAGGGGACATGGCGGCGAGCTCCTAGCGGGAAGGTCGCTCCTCCTGTggcgagcagcagcagagctGGAGGTGGCTTCTTTGCgttgaggaagctggagctgaggaagaagaaggttgaggaggaaaaggcggaagttgaggaggattggGAAGCGGCAGCAGAGAAATTGGAGGGTGCAAGCAGTGATAAGGAGaatgaggttgtcaagacgagcagcgaggatgagctgCAGGGGCGTCATGATTCTGAGCAGGAGCAGAGTTCTCTGGTTGCCACTGATGCTTAA
- the bem46 gene encoding bem46 protein, variant (EggNog:ENOG503NUS2; MEROPS:MER0017242; COG:S), whose product MSSSPHESSSSAGNPLVQQTLSLMSTAAGYMRLPAIATSGLAALLTALLYFKQKALIYPASIPANARTDVPRPSQYHFSDYEELIIPTNDGEKLSAFYIRGPRRNNPNSDVTVLMFHGNAGNIGHRLPIARMLIAATGCNVFMLEYRGYGISTGTPDESGLNMDAQTALDYLRDRAETRNHKIVVYGQSLGGAVGIKLVAKNQSQGGKGGDIVGLVLENTFLSMRKLIPSIMPPAKYLAYLCHQVWGSDGLIGGIKVPTLFLSGLQDEIVPPIHMKKLYDLSNAPVKIWKPLPGGDHNSSVIEEGYFEAIAEFINRVVRERREKDEKDEL is encoded by the exons ATGTCCTCGTCTCCTCACGAGTCGTCATCGTCTGCAGGCAATCCTCTCGTGCAGCAGACACTCTCGTTGATGAGCACCGCAGCGGGCTACATGCGCCTGCCAGCCATCGCGACTTCT GGGCTTGCAGCCTTGCTGACAGCTCTCCTGTACTTCAAGCAAAA AGCACTAATCTACCCGGCCTCCATCCCCGCCAACGCCCGTACTGACGTCCCCCGGCCGAGCCAATACCACTTCAGCGACTACGAAgagctcatcatccccaccaaCGATGGCGAGAAGCTCTCGGCCTTTTACATCCGGGGCCCTCGGCGAAACAACCCTAACTCGGACGTGACCGTGCTTATGTTCCACGGCAACGCAGGTAACATTGGTCATCGTCTCCCCATCGCCCGTATGCTCATCGCCGCCACGGGGTGCAACGTCTTTATGCTTGAATACCGCGGATATGGCATCTCCACTGGTACGCCTGATGAATCAGGGTTGAACATGGATGCCCAGACGGCATTGGATTACCTGAGGGATAGGGCCGAGACGAGAAACCACAAGATTGTGGTGTATGGTCAGAGTTTGGGGGGTGCGGTGGGGATCAAGCTGGTGGCTAAGAACCAGTCCCAGGgcgggaagggaggggatattgtggggttggtgctggagaaTACCTTTTTGAGCATGAGGAAGCTGATCCCGAGTATTATGCCACCGGCCAAGTATTTGGCGTATTTGTGCCATCAGGTGTGGGGAAGCGATGGGTTGATTGGGGGGATCAAGGTGCCGACGCTGTTTTTGAGTGGGTTGCAGGATGAGATTGTTCC TCCAATCCATATGAAGAAGCTCTATGACTTGAGCAACGCCCCAGTCAAGATTTGGAAGCCGCTGCCTGGGGGAGATCACAACTCGAGTGTGATTGAAGAAGGGTATTTCGAGGCCATTGCCGAGTTTATCAACAGGGTTGtgagggaaaggagggagaaggacgagaaggaTGAGCTTTGA